The Methanosphaera sp. sequence TGAATGATACATATAATTCATATTCTCAGGCTCAACTTCTCTATCTTACATCATCATATCTTAATGGTAGTGCTCTTGTTGATCCTAAAGATTATGATGCACCATCAAATCCTCTTAAGTATTCATTTCTTACAAAGGATAGTTATTCCTACTATGACTATGTAAATATGGCAAAAACAACACAACAGTATATGAATGAAAATGGTCGTGCACCAGACTATATTACATATGAGGGTGCATATATTGGATATTATGACTTGCTTTATAACTTTGCAAAAATTACACAAAATCATACAACAAATTCACAGATGGGATTTGACAGATATTATAGCTTTGATAAGAGTAATGATTCAATACTTATAAATATGCTTCCTGTTGCAATTGTTGGAATTATAGTACTTGTTGTATTATATGCAATTAGGTCAATTTTCAGACGAAGATCACAAAGAAATAGACGTCGACGTTACTAAAGAAAAATTATATTCTCCTCTCCACACTTTTTTTTATACTTACTTTTTTTTAAATTACTGATTTAATTTTTAGAAAATTATTAAATTAGAAGATATAAATTAATAATATATAATAATGATGTTTTAGAGAAAAAATTTAAAAAAAAATTATAAAATTTAATTATTATTTTTCATTTTATAAAAAAAAATTATATTGGGAGATTAACAGGTAATATGATTAAAATTGAACATCTAACTAAAATATATAAATTAAATGATAATAGTATGATTAAAGCACTTGATGATGTAAGCTTTACTGTTGAAGATGGTGAAATTTATGGTATTATGGGAATTAGTGGATCTGGAAAAACAACTCTAATGCGTATACTAAGAGGTGTTGAAGGATTCGATGAAGGAACAATAACAATAGATGATACACAAATTACACCTGAAAATTATCGTGAACACCAAAATATGCTTAAAGAACAAAGTGCAATTCACCTACAAAGATCATTTGGATTATGGTCAAAAACAGTACTTGAAAATATAATTCATAAAATGGTAGGACTTAAAACTGGTGATGAAACAACTGTATTTATTAATGATGATGTAATTGAAGAATATAAAGATGAAGCACTTGATATTCTTGATACTGTAGGACTTAAACATAAGGCTGATCATTTTGCACCAGTACTTAGTGGTGGAGAAAAACAAAGACTTGTACTTGCACGTCAACTTATTAAGAAACCTAAACTTCTTCTTCTTGATGAACCTGCAACAATGAGCAGTCCTAAACTTAAAGATGAAATTCTTAAAACAATTAAGAAAATCAATGAAAAATATGGTACAACAGTTATTGTAGTATCACACATGCCAGAGGTACATATGGCTATTTCTGATCGTGTAATGCTTATATATAATGGTAAAGTTGAAAAAGTTGATGCACCTAAAGTTATTGTTGATGAATTTCTTGCACAAAAAGAGGATGAATATCCACTTGCAAAATGTGAAAATACAGATCCTATTATAAAGGTTCGCAATCTTACAAAAGACTTCTACTTATATCGTGGTGGTCATGTTCTTACAATTGAGGATGTGAACTTTGATGTATATGAATCTGAAATTGTTGCACTTGTTGGTAAAAGTGGAGCTGGAAAAACTGGTATTCTTCGTATGATTGCAGGATTTGATGATGCAGATAGTGGATCTATTGAAATACGTTGTGATGATACTTTTACTCGTATGGATGATTATGGTGAAAATCGTATGAAAATCCGTAAAAATCTTGGATTTATGCATCAGGACTTTAGTCTTTCACCAAATTCCACACTTCTTGAGCAGATGTCTACAAGACTTGCACCAAAAACACAGCAAGGATTTGAAAATGCAATTAAAAAGGCTGAGGAATTCAACTTATCTCGTGAATCTCTTGATATAATCTATCAGTTAACTGATCTTTCACGTGATGAGGCTATTACAAAACTTGAAAAGGTAAATCTTTCACCTGAAATTCTTAATATATTATTCCCACCTCTTACACTTGAAGATACAATAGATTATATGGCACCTATATTTGAGGCACTTGACTTACCTCTTCCACTCTTAAATCGTAAGTTTACAGAACTTTCTGGTGGACAAAAGGTTCGTGCTGCAATTGCTGCATCACTTGCATCAAATCCTGACATATTAATTCTTGATGAACCATTTGGTGATCTTGACCCTGTAACTCTTCGTATAGTTGCAAATTCACTTAAACAAATAAACCAGGAACTTGGTACTACAATTGTTATTGTAAGCCATACAATGGATTTCATCAAAGAAGTTGCAATGCGTGCAATTCTTATTGAAGATGGTAAAGTTATAGATGTTGGAGATGCAACAGAAATTGTTGATGAATTTATAGCAAAAGAGGAAAGTGAAGAATAAAATATTAGATGGAGTTGATTGTGTTATGTTTGAGAAAATTCTTGTTCCTATTGATGGATCTGAAATATCAAAAAAAGCAGTAAGTAAGGCTGTTGAGATGGCAAAAGAGTTAGGCTCTACTATTGTTGTTGCAAATATTATGAATCAGAAAAATAGTTTTTCATTTGATATGCAAGATGATGAATCTAGAGATTTTGTCAGTGCAATGGTTGACTATATTAAAGGTGAGGATGTTGCTGTTGAAAGTATGATCTTATTTGGTAGTCCTGAGTTTGATATTGAAAAAGTTGCACGTAAAAGTGAAGCTGATGTAATGCTTCTTGGATGTAATGTTAAAGAAAGTCTTGATGATCCTATTGGAAGTTTTACTAAAGCTTCAATTAGACATGTTAAACTTCCAATTATTCTTATAAAATAAGTAATATTTTATTTTTAATATTACTTATTCTTCTTTTTCTTATTTTTTTGATAGTATTATTTTATTTAGTTTTTCATTAATTATTTCAACCACATAACTTATAATGTCACTTTTTTGTTGTATCTTACATTCATTATTTATATGCATATAGTTTTCAGTAAGTAATTTAATAATTCCACCTACATCACCTATTGAAAGTAGACCATTTTCTACTTCATCTGCAAGATTTATAATCATACTAACCCATGCAATATTTTCACAATCATCACAAAAATCATATAATACAGATGCATAATCAGCTATATCAACATCATATTTATATGCATCATATAACACATCAAAATCAACATTAAATCTTGAAAGACGACTAAGAACATTTGCCTGATAATCAGGTGACATTGCAGTTTGAAGATATAAAGCCTTAAATGTAGCAGTACGTACAGCCTTTGCAATAACCTCTCCTAGTTTTGAATGCTTTCCTGCATTTTCAAGATGATTATCAGATGATTTATTTGAAATAACACATATACCATCAGTACCAGTACCTGTTGCAATATTTTCAGAATACTGACTTTCAAGCTTTAAATCCATAAGAGTAGATGATTTTGCCTCAGTTGCCGTTATAATAGCATTAATTAATGTACCAGCCTCTAGGTTTGCATCAATAAAAAGTATAATATTAATAGTTCCCACATTCTCATAGCTATGATCATATTCATAAAATGATGCACTATCACCTGCCTTAATACCATTTTTATCAGCACCAGCTGTAACTACTGCTACAACCTTAACATCACGATATATGACAGTTTCAATTGCATAATTATCCATACATGCAGATGTTATAAGACCAGCAGAACGACTACTATCAAGACCCAGATCTTCCATTACCAACTTTTGATAATCACAAAAATCCATAGTGTCAATTATCTTGTAATCTTCACATTCAACAGTCTGATTTAGAATATGTTTCATATTCTCATGATATCCACCATTATGCCATGAGGAGATCATAACATTATTTTGACATTTAAGATCAAAAACTATAGATTTATGATGAATATTTACATCAATATTATTATCTGAGTAAATATTTCTAAAATAGTAATTATTTTTTAACATGATAAAAAAATTCATCCCTAATTAAATTATTAATATAATTAGTATGTTTTAAAAAAAGTAGTATAATAAAGTTTTTATATAAAAGAGAATAGTCCTTAGCGGAGTCGAACCGCTGTCACAAGATCCAGAGTCTCGTAGGATTGCCACTACCCTAAAGGACTATTTATTACTGGAATATGAAACCATAATAATTTCATATCTATATAATAAATATGTTATGTTTAAATATTTAAATTTTATTAATATAATGAAATAAAAGATAAAACTTAATAATATTAAATAATTTTCATAAAAACTAATCTACTTTTTAGAATAAATTATGATTTTTGTAATTTTTTTAGGATTTTTCTATCATTTGTATAATATTTTTTATTAAACTATATATATTAATAAAAATCAATATTTAATCAATTAATTTAAAATAAATTTATATAATAGGTATTAAAAGATGAAAAGAGACTTAATAGTTGGAAGAATGCAACCAGTACATAAAGGACATCTAAATGTAATTCAAGAAACACTAGATGAAGTTGATGAACTAATTATTGGTATTGGAAGTGCTGAAAAAAGCCACACATTATCAAATCCTTTTACTGGTGGAGAAAGAGTATTGATGCTAACAAAAGCTTTAAGAGAATATGATATAGATCCATCAAAATACTACATCATACCACTTGAAGACATAGCATGTAACTCTCTATGGGTTGGTCATGTGAAAATGTTAACACCACCATTTCGTAAAGTAATATCAGGAAATGCTCTTGTAAAACAATTATTTGCAGAAGAAAACATACCACACAAACAACCACACCTATTTAATAGAGAAGAATACTCAGGAACAGAGGTAAGACGAAGAATACTTAACAATGAAGATTGGCAATCACTTCTACCAAAATCTGTTGTTAAAGTAATTGAAGAAATTAAAGGTATAGAACGTATACGTAACATTGCCCAAAAAGAAGTTAGTGAAATAGCTTATGAAAAAAAGACTAATCAAAACTAGGCATTTTTACATGGCAAAAAAACTTTAGAATTGGGAAAGTTAAAATAAGAAGATGGTTACATTATGGGATTTATAAGAGATAGTATTCATGGTGATCTACACCTAACTGACTTTGAACTTGAAATTCTAGATACTGTTGAAATGCAGAGACTACGACGTATCAAACAGTTAGGATTTACTAATCTAATATATCCTGGAGCTAATCATACAAGATTTGAACATTCAATAGGAACTCTACACTTAGCTGATAAACTTGCAAGAAGACTCAACCTTGATAGTGAAATTATTGAATTGTTAAGAATATGTGGACTACTTCATGATATAGGACACACACCCTTTTCTCATGTAACAGAAAGAGTACTTAAAAATGACCATGAAACTAATACAAAGGAAATAATAAAAAACTCAACAATAACAGATATACTAAATAAGAAAATTGACCCAGAACTTGTCGTAAATATTGTAGATGGAAAAACTAAGTACGGAAAAATAATAACAGGAGATCTTGATGTAGATCGTATGGATTATCTTAAACGTGATTCATACTATACAGGTGTTGCATATGGAATAATTGATACAGAACGATTGCTCTACAGCCTAAAATATCATGAAAATGAGCTTGTACTTTCATCAAAAGGTGTTCAGGCTGCAGAGTCAACTCTTCTTGCACGTTATTTCATGTATCCTACAGTATATCAACATCATACAACACGTATTGTTAATGGAATGTTTAGAGTAGCACTTAAATGTCTACTTGATGATAAGGCAGTAACAGAAGATGAACTTAAATATCTTGATGATGGAGATCTTATAAATATTGCACGAAATCATGATGGTATTGTTAAAAAGACTATGGAAAATATTGATACACGACACCTCTACAAGAAGACTGATTCAATAACACTTAGTCTGTATGAGGATCCTGAGAAAATTGTTAATATGAAAAAGAAATACTTAACACAAGCAGAAGAAGAAATAGCACAAGACCTTAATATAGATCCACAAGAGGTAATTATTGACATACCAGAGGAATTATCATATAAGAAAATGTCAATACAAGTTGAAACACCAGACGGTCTTAAGGCACTTAGTGAGGTTTCAACAATAATACAATCACTAAAAAAGGCTCAGTATAACTATGCTGATGTTGCACTATTTATGTCAGAGGAAAATAAACAAAAAGCTATTAATAAGAACATAAAAATAGATAATTATCTTAACTTACCAGTGTGATAGGTATGAAGTATGAAAGAAAAGTAAAAAAAGAACTTAGCAAATCTGAATATTCAAAGTTTATAAAAGAAGTAATAAATTATAATCAGGATCATAGAGAACTTGCACAGTATATTCTTATTGATGATACTAAAGTTTTCAAAAATGAATATGTTGAAGCTATAGAATCTGTAAATAAGTTCATACTAGAAAATGGTCGTGAACCTGAAAAAGTAACAATCTATGAAAAACATAATCATTCATAGATTAAAATTTAGAAGTTGAAAAAAAATTAGTTGTGAATATTTTAACCACCAGAAATAACCTTTTTTTATTTTCTCTTTTTTTTATTATTTTTACATTGAAAAAATTAATTTTATAGAAAAAATAGTATCATTTCTTTATTTTTAGGCGGAGATCAAATATCTATTTTAAAAAAAATAATAAAAAATAAAAGGATAATTTTAACCCCAGATATCTAAATTTGATATCAACTTATAAAAAAAAAGATGGGGAAAATAAATTTGGGGGAGAATTTAATTTATTTATTTTTATAGTTAATCTTTGAATTTAACTTCTTGGATTGTAGTTTGGACTTTCATTTGTAATTGTTACATCGTGTGGATGACTTTCAGACATACCATTAGGTGTAATATGTACAAGTTCTGCTTTTTCATGCATTTCCTGAATTGATGCTGCACCAACATATCCCATTGATGATTTAAGACCACCCATAAGTTGATATACAATTTGACTTGCAGCTCCTTTATATGGTACAACTCCTTCAATACCTTCAGGTACAAGTTTTGTTGAATTCATGTTACTACTACTGTTTGTTGAGTTCTGGAAGTAACGATCTTTACCAGCACCAACACCACCAGTCATAGCACCAAGAGATCCCATTCCACGGTATTGTTTATATTTACGTCCATTTCTTATTGTCATTTCACCAGGTGATTCTTTAGTACCTGCAAGAAGACTTCCTACCATAACAGCATTTGCTCCTACAGATAATGCTTTTGCAATATCACCAGAATAACGTAGACCACCATCAGCAATTACAGGTACACCATAGTCTTCTGCTACATCTGCAACACTTGAAACTGCACTAAGCTGTGGAACTCCTACACCTGCTACAATTCTTGTTGTACATATTGAACCAGGACCAATACCTACTTTTATACCGTTAATTTCTGCTTTAAGAATATCTTCTGCTGCTTTTGCTGTTGCAATGTTACCAAGAAGTACATCTGATTCTACATTTTTATTCATTTCACGAACTGATTCTATAATATCTGTTTTATGTCCATGTGCACTGTCAATTGCAATAATATCTGCACCAGCATCACTAAGTGCCATTGCACGATCCATATCAAACGGTCCACATGCAGCTGCAACCATGTATGCTCCTTTTTTATCTCTTGCTGCATTTGGATATTTTTTATGTTCAAGAATATCTTTCATTGTTACAATACCAACAAGTTCACTATTATCTGAAACAACAGGAAGTCTTTCAACTTTATTTTCATATGCAACATCAAGTGCATCTGCTGTATCTGTACCTTCTGCAATTGTTACAACGTTTTGTGTCATAAATTCTGATACTTTACGATTTAGGTGACGTCCATGTAATGGTTTTACATCACGACGACTTATAATACCAACAACAACATCGTTATCATCAACTACTGGAAGTCCGCTGATTTCTTCAAAGTCCATGATGTCTTTTGCTTCACTTACTGTTTCATCAGGTGATATTGTTATAACTTCACGTACTGTTAATTCATTTGAAAGTTTTACTTTTTTAACTTCTTTTACTTCATCTTCAATTGTAAGATTTCTGTGGATAACACCAAGTCCACCTTCACGTGCAAGTGCTATTGCCATTGGTGCTTCTGTTACTGTATCCATTGCTGAACTTACAACAGGTATGTTTAATTCATAGTTTGTTGAAACCTGTGTTTTAAGTGTAACATCTTTAGGTTCAATTGATGATAATCCTGGTTTTATAAGGAAGTCATCATAGGTGTATGTATCTTCAGCTTTTGTTAATTTATCCATATATTTGCTCAAATTATAATCCCCCATTTTTTTAATAATTTTTACATCTTTCTGAAAATAAGTTTTTATTTTTAAAATAAAAAAAAATTTAATAAAAAAAAAATATATTAGTATTATTTTTATTTAATATAATAATTAAATGTTAGCTTTTAATTGTTCAACTAATTTATGATCAATTGTTCCATTATTACGATCATTACCTGTACATACACAGCCACGAACACCCATAATGTCACAATTAATAGATTCTAGCATTTCAATATCATTAGCATTTACAGATCCTGCAAGTGCTACTTTAAGACCATAACTATGTGAAATATCAGTAAATTCTTTTAATTGCTCAGAATTCAGGTGATCTGTAAGTCTATGACCATCTTTTATGTATGTATCAAGCATTGCAAGATCACAGCCACTATCATGTGCTACTTCTGGAATATCCATATATTCAACAGATCCAACTTTATATGCATCAGCATATCCACATGCAACAACAGTAATGGATTCATCATATTCTTTAACTGTTCTTACAACAGCTTCCATTACTTCCATTGCTTCATCATAGTTTTCAGGCCCATAAAGTCCTACTTTTACATAGTTTGAACCTGAAACTGCACATCCTAGTGCTGCAAGTGATACTGTACCAGGTTTATATGGTACATCACCTATTGTTGTACTTACAATCATATCTTCATCTGCAAAATCACTAATTTCACGGATAACCCATGGGAAGTTTGCACCAAGTGATCCTTCCTTAGGATTTTTCACATCAAGTATGTCTGCTCCACCTTTTACTGCTTGTTTTGCTTCATCTATATTTATTGCACTTACTAGTAATTCCATCCTAAAAACCACACCATTAATAATTTTTAGAATACTTTTAATTCTTTTAGAAGTTTATCTCTTTCTTTTTTAAGTTGATCAATTTTATCCTTGTTTTCATCTTTATTTTCTTTTTCTAACATTTTTATTGTGTTTGTTACTGCTTCAAGATTAAGTTCTAATGTATTGTATACCATAATATTTTTCCTCCATCAAATTTTTTTTATTTTATATATTTCTAGAATTGTTTTATGTTACATGTAACAGGTAAGTTTCTAAGCCATCCAATGTCACTTTGATATAACATACGTATATCTTCAATTCCATATCTCATCATTGCAAGTCTTTCAATTCCAAGACCAAATGCTGCAACCTGGGTTTCTACACCTAGTGGTTCAAGTACTTCTGGTCTGAACATTCCAGATCCACCAAGTTCCATCCAGCTTTTCTTTTCTGGAACATATATTTCAGATTCAACTGATAAGTAGGTGTATGGGAAGTATGCAGGTCTGAATCTTACTTTAAATCCTAGTTTTTTATAGAATTGTTTAAGAATTCCTAGAAGATTTTTAAAGCTCATATCTTCTCCTGCAACAATACCTTCTACCTGGTGGAATTCAGGGAGATGTTTGTAGTTGATTGTTTCTCGTCTAAATACACGTCCTACTGAGAACATTTTAAGTGGTGGTTCATTTTCACTTAGATGTCTTACAGATAATCCTGTTGTATGTGTTCTTAGAACGATCTGTTTTGCAACTTCTTCATTCCACTGGTATTTCCATCCTTCTGATCCTGTATTTCCACCATGTTCATGTTCTGCTTTTGTCATTTCAACAAGTTCACGACTTGGAAGTTCAGCTTTTGGTGGATTTTTTACATAGAATGTATCTTGCATTTCACGTGCTGCATGATCTTGTGGCTGGAATAACATATCAAAGTTCCAGAATGCAGATTCTAGAATTGTTCCTTTTGCTTCATCAAATCCCATATCTATGAAGATGTCACGAATTTCCTCAATTGTCTGCTGAAGTGGATGAATTTTTCCAGGATAGTTTTTTGGTGCTGATGCATTAATATCATATCCACGGTAGTGGAGATTTTTCCATGAACCTGTTTTTAGTTGTTCATGTGTAAGTTGTGTTGCTTCATCTTGTATTTCAAATCCATGATCAAGAATTTGCTCACCAAGATCTTTTAATTTGAAGTCAAAGTCTTGTCTTGATTTAATATTGAAAAGTTCTTTTCTTTTTGAGAACTGTTTTTGTATTTTCTTAAATTCTTCTGGTATTTCATTATCTGCAATATCTTTATGATCTGCTAGGAATTTTAGGAATTTGTTTTCTTCTACATTATCTGTATCTACTTCTTCAGCTTTTGGTTGTATTGCAAGTTTTCCCTGATTCATACGTGCCCATTGGTTACGCATAAGTGTTCCTATTGCAAAGTTCATCTGTTGACGTGTTACTTTTGCTTTTTCTATGATATCATCTATTGCAACTTCACTTTTTCCTTCTTTTTTAAATTGTTGTAATGCTTTTAGAATTCTGTACTCTGGAAGTCCATTTTTTGCATAGTCTTCTCCTTCTTTTGAAAGATTTATGATATCTGTAGAATTTTTATGCATAGATATTATATTTTTACTTGAAAGCATACCTGCTGCACTTGTAACAGCTTTAAGTGGCATTTTTGTTTTCTGTGCTATTTCTTCTGGTGTAAGATTTGAATCTTCTTTTAATTGTTTTAATAATTTTTTTTCATAAAGATGTAATTTATTTATTGTTTTATCTATCATTTTATTGTTAATCTCCCATTAAATTAGTTTTAGTTCTATATTCCTGTTATTGAATACTTATCAACTAGTCCTACAAATAATGATGCTGCTGTAAAATCAGCAGTTGTTCCAGGATTATATTTATGATCTATAAGGTAGGAGTCAAAGTTTTTCAGTGATGTAAGTCTATCTTTTGTTGCGATTGTTGTATTTTTTAATATTTCATTTGCTTTTGATGAGACTTTTTTTGCAACTTTTTGTCCATATTTTCTTTCAATTAATGTATCTGGAGTACTTGCTAGTATGTTCAGATATACTTCGATTGTAACATCGTTTATTTCATATTCAGATTCATACTTTGCATAGGTAGGATATCCATACTTTGATATTACAGGTAGTTCATTGATTAGTTCATATGATATTTTATCATAGTCCTCTGACATCTTAAGTAAGTCATAGATGTTAATGTGATTGTTTCGTATATCATCAAGTGTTGATGCTTGATTTACATCATAGTCTTGTGTTTTACCTTCAAGTCCACCTGCATCTGCCATAGATATTGCCTTTACTAATGCAACTGCATCGTCTACTTCAGTATTTTTAATAATAGTATCTAATGTTTTTTGTAATTTATTAATTGGATTTTCATCAACTAATGCACCAAATGTTGCAGCTATTGGTATTAGAAGCATACTTATGCCAAGATTTGTATTTGTATGTGTTAGAGTATTTGTTCCCCTGACACAGTCAAATATACATTCTCCTATTCCAATATCATTTAACATATATGGATATGATTTATGTCCATTATATGCTGCAATATACAATGGATCTCGTATAGATGCACTACTTATTAGAAAATCTTCATATTTCATATCACTAAAGTCCTGTGTTCTGTGTACATTTCCAGGCTTAGGATATCCACTAACTTCAAGTAATGTTGCTATTTCACCAAGCTTTGCTATATCTTGAGTAGTTAAATTCATATCTCATACTGTCTCCTAAGAAAATTTTTTTATTTATCTATTATTAATTAAATTTATGTAAAAACAACATTATTAATATTACTTTAATATAAAGAAATGTTCTAAAATTATAGGGTTGTTATTTAAAAAAATAAAAAAATAAAAAGGGGGATGGTTATGGAATAAAAAATATTTTTTTTTATAAGTCTTCTGCTAGCATTGGTACAAAGTAGCTTATTATCATATCTGCACCAGCACGTTTTATACTTAGAAGTGTTTCATAGAGTAAGTCTTTTGTAATGTATCCTTTTTCTATTCCTGCACAGATCATTGAATATTCACCACTTACCTGGTATGCTATTGTTGGCATTTTAAATGTCTGTTTTACTTCACGTAGTACGTCAAGATATGCAAGTGCTGGTTTTACAATTATTGCATCTGTACCTTCAAGTACGTCAAGTTCTACTTCACGTATTGCTTCATTGAAGTTTCCTGGATCCATCTGGTATGATTTTCTATCACCAAAGCTTGGTGCTGAATCTGCTGCATCTCTAAATGGTGCATAGTATGTTGATGCATATTTTGCTGCATATGAAAAGATTGGTGTATTTACATAATCATTTAAGTCAAGTGCTGTTCTTATTGCATCTACACGTCCATCCATCATATCACTTGGTGCTATTACATCTACACCTGCATCAGCATAGCTTACTGCTATTTTTGATAGATATTCTAGTGTTGGATCATTTTGTACATATCCATCATCATTGATTATTCCACAGTGTCCATGGTTTGTATATTCACACATACACACATCACCTAAAACAACAAGATTTGTCTGTTCTTTTAGTGCACGTATTGTTTGTTGAATTATTCCATTAGGATCATATGCACTTGATGCTACTTCATCTTTATGATCTGGTATTCCAAAGAGTATTACAGATGTTAGTCCTTTATCTTCTAGTTTTCCTGCATATTCTACTGCATCATCTACTGAGTATCTGTATTGTCCAGGCATTGTATCGATATGTTTTGGACTTCCATTTTTTGCTGATTCTTCTATATATAATGGGTAGATGTAGTCGCTCATGTCAGGTTTTGGTGTTTCACTAAACATTTCACGTATTCTTTTATCTGCTCTCATTCTTCTTAGTCTTGTTGTTGGAAACATTTTAAATCTTTTCTCCTGTAAAATTTAATTTCATTATTTATTTAATTGAAGTTATGTTTTTTAATATATTTTATATTTTTATTAATTTAGGCTATTATCTTGTGTTGATTTATGTGTTAGGAAATCATATATTACCTTTGCAGCATTTATTGATGTTACATCACCTATTGTATCTGATGATACCTCAACTACGTCAAGTCCCACCACATCTTTATTTGATACTACCTCTATTATATCTTCTACATCACGTGGTGTTAAGCCACATGGTGCTGGTGTTCCCACACTTGGTGCATAGGCAGGATCAAGTACGTCAATATCTACTGTTATATATACAGGTGAATCTATTTTATTTAATGTTTTTAGTATTTCATCTTTTCTATCAAAGATGTCATAACTTGTATAGTATGATATGTTATCTTGTGAATTTACATATTGAAGTTCATCATATTCAGCAGATCTTATACCAAGTTGTATTATCTCTCGTGGATTGTGTTCTGCAACTCGTCTTAGTACTGTTGCATGTGAAAATTTCTCATCAAGATAGGTGTCACGCATGTCAAGGTGTGCATCAAGATGAACAACAGTTAAGTCATGAAATAGTTCATGGTCATAGTCATAAATTGCACCAAGTGTTCCATTTGTTATTGTGTGTTCTCCACCTACTGCTATTGGCTTTAATCCCATTTCAAGAAGTGTTTTTGTTGTATCTTCTATCATCATATTTGTCTTTTCATAGTTTCCATTATTTAATGCTACATCTCCTATATCATAACATGGTGCTGTTACATGCTTATTAAAACGGAGGTTGTATGCTTCAAAGTTATATGATGCTTCACGCACAGCCTTAGGTCCATATCTTGCACCTGATTTATATGTGGTTGTACTGTCAAATCCTACTCCAAAAAATGCATATGCACCATCTATGTAGTCATCATCATCGAGTGGTTGTGAAAATGCAAAGTTCATCATATTATCTGCATAAAAAAACATAAAAATATCAACTCCCTAGTATTATTATTTTGAAATTTTTATTTTATAATTGAAAAAAAGTT is a genomic window containing:
- the guaB gene encoding IMP dehydrogenase; this encodes MDKLTKAEDTYTYDDFLIKPGLSSIEPKDVTLKTQVSTNYELNIPVVSSAMDTVTEAPMAIALAREGGLGVIHRNLTIEDEVKEVKKVKLSNELTVREVITISPDETVSEAKDIMDFEEISGLPVVDDNDVVVGIISRRDVKPLHGRHLNRKVSEFMTQNVVTIAEGTDTADALDVAYENKVERLPVVSDNSELVGIVTMKDILEHKKYPNAARDKKGAYMVAAACGPFDMDRAMALSDAGADIIAIDSAHGHKTDIIESVREMNKNVESDVLLGNIATAKAAEDILKAEINGIKVGIGPGSICTTRIVAGVGVPQLSAVSSVADVAEDYGVPVIADGGLRYSGDIAKALSVGANAVMVGSLLAGTKESPGEMTIRNGRKYKQYRGMGSLGAMTGGVGAGKDRYFQNSTNSSSNMNSTKLVPEGIEGVVPYKGAASQIVYQLMGGLKSSMGYVGAASIQEMHEKAELVHITPNGMSESHPHDVTITNESPNYNPRS
- a CDS encoding (5-formylfuran-3-yl)methyl phosphate synthase; translated protein: MELLVSAINIDEAKQAVKGGADILDVKNPKEGSLGANFPWVIREISDFADEDMIVSTTIGDVPYKPGTVSLAALGCAVSGSNYVKVGLYGPENYDEAMEVMEAVVRTVKEYDESITVVACGYADAYKVGSVEYMDIPEVAHDSGCDLAMLDTYIKDGHRLTDHLNSEQLKEFTDISHSYGLKVALAGSVNANDIEMLESINCDIMGVRGCVCTGNDRNNGTIDHKLVEQLKANI
- a CDS encoding phenylalanine--tRNA ligase subunit alpha, with protein sequence MIDKTINKLHLYEKKLLKQLKEDSNLTPEEIAQKTKMPLKAVTSAAGMLSSKNIISMHKNSTDIINLSKEGEDYAKNGLPEYRILKALQQFKKEGKSEVAIDDIIEKAKVTRQQMNFAIGTLMRNQWARMNQGKLAIQPKAEEVDTDNVEENKFLKFLADHKDIADNEIPEEFKKIQKQFSKRKELFNIKSRQDFDFKLKDLGEQILDHGFEIQDEATQLTHEQLKTGSWKNLHYRGYDINASAPKNYPGKIHPLQQTIEEIRDIFIDMGFDEAKGTILESAFWNFDMLFQPQDHAAREMQDTFYVKNPPKAELPSRELVEMTKAEHEHGGNTGSEGWKYQWNEEVAKQIVLRTHTTGLSVRHLSENEPPLKMFSVGRVFRRETINYKHLPEFHQVEGIVAGEDMSFKNLLGILKQFYKKLGFKVRFRPAYFPYTYLSVESEIYVPEKKSWMELGGSGMFRPEVLEPLGVETQVAAFGLGIERLAMMRYGIEDIRMLYQSDIGWLRNLPVTCNIKQF
- a CDS encoding triphosphoribosyl-dephospho-CoA synthase → MNLTTQDIAKLGEIATLLEVSGYPKPGNVHRTQDFSDMKYEDFLISSASIRDPLYIAAYNGHKSYPYMLNDIGIGECIFDCVRGTNTLTHTNTNLGISMLLIPIAATFGALVDENPINKLQKTLDTIIKNTEVDDAVALVKAISMADAGGLEGKTQDYDVNQASTLDDIRNNHINIYDLLKMSEDYDKISYELINELPVISKYGYPTYAKYESEYEINDVTIEVYLNILASTPDTLIERKYGQKVAKKVSSKANEILKNTTIATKDRLTSLKNFDSYLIDHKYNPGTTADFTAASLFVGLVDKYSITGI
- the hemB gene encoding porphobilinogen synthase; translation: MFPTTRLRRMRADKRIREMFSETPKPDMSDYIYPLYIEESAKNGSPKHIDTMPGQYRYSVDDAVEYAGKLEDKGLTSVILFGIPDHKDEVASSAYDPNGIIQQTIRALKEQTNLVVLGDVCMCEYTNHGHCGIINDDGYVQNDPTLEYLSKIAVSYADAGVDVIAPSDMMDGRVDAIRTALDLNDYVNTPIFSYAAKYASTYYAPFRDAADSAPSFGDRKSYQMDPGNFNEAIREVELDVLEGTDAIIVKPALAYLDVLREVKQTFKMPTIAYQVSGEYSMICAGIEKGYITKDLLYETLLSIKRAGADMIISYFVPMLAEDL